The following are from one region of the Bos mutus isolate GX-2022 chromosome 18, NWIPB_WYAK_1.1, whole genome shotgun sequence genome:
- the A1BG gene encoding alpha-1B-glycoprotein, producing the protein MSAWAALLLLWGLSLSPVTEQATFFDPRPSLWAEAGSPLAPWADVTLTCQSPLPTQEFQLLKDGVGQEPVHLESPAHEHRFPLGPVTSTTRGLYRCSYKGDNDWISPSNLVEVTGAEPLPPPSISTSPVSWITPGLNTTLLCLSGLRGVTFLLRLEGEDQFLEVAEAPEATQATFPVHRAGNYSCSYRTHAAGTPSEPSATVTIEELDPPPAPTLTVDRESAKVLRPGSSASLTCVAPLSGVDFQLRRGAEEQLVPRASTSPDRVFFLLSALAAGDGSGYTCRYRLRSELAAWSRDSAPAELVLSDGTLPAPELSAEPAILSPTPGALVQLRCRAPRAGVRFALVRKDAGGRQVQRVLSPAGPEAQFELRGVSAVDSGNYSCVYVDTSPPFAGSKPSATLELRVDGPLPRPQLRALWTGALTPGRDAVLRCEAEVPDVSFLLLREGEEEPLAVAWSTHGSADLVLTSVGPQHAGTYSCRYRTGGPRSLLSELSDRVELRVAGS; encoded by the exons ATGTCTGCTTGGGCAGCCCTCCTGCTGCTCTGGG GTCTGTCCCTGAGccccgtgactgagcaggcgaCGT TCTTTGACCCCAGGCCATCCCTGTGGGCCGAGGCCGGCTCACCGCTGGCACCCTGGGCCGATGTGACGCTGACCTGCCAGAGCCCGCTGCCAACCCAGGAGTTTCAGCTCCTCAAGGATGGCGTGGGCCAGGAACCGGTGCACCTGGAGTCCCCTGCCCATGAGCACAGGTTCCCGCTGGGACCAGTGACCAGCACCACCCGGGGCCTCTACCGCTGCAGCTACAAGGGCGACAACGATTGGATCAGCCCGAGCAACCTGGTGGAAGTGACCGGAGCAG agcccctgcccccaccctcgaTCTCAACCAGTCCCGTGTCCTGGATCACACCCGGCCTGAACACCACACTGCTGTGCCTCTCGGGACTTCGAGGTGTGACTTTCCTGCTGAGGCTGGAAGGAGAGGACCAGTTTCTGGAGGTGGCTGAGGCCCCAGAGGCCACGCAAGCCACCTTCCCGGTCCACCGGGCTGGGAACTACAGCTGCAGCTACCGGACCCACGCGGCAGGCACCCCCTCGGAGCCCAGTGCCACAGTGACCATAGAGGAGCTAG ACCCGCCGCCGGCGCCCACGCTGACTGTGGACAGGGAGTCTGCCAAGGTCCTGAGGCCGGGCTCGTCTGCCTCGCTCACCTGCGTGGCGCCCCTGAGCGGCGTGGACTTCCAGCTGCGGCGGGGCGCGGAGGAGCAGCTGGTACCCCGGGCCAGCACCAGTCCGGACCGCGTCTTCTTCCTGCTGAGCGCGCTGGCCGCGGGCGACGGCAGCGGCTACACCTGCCGCTACCGGCTGCGCAGCGAGCTGGCGGCCTGGTCCCGGGACAGTGCGCCGGCTGAGCTGGTGCTGAGCGACG GGACGCTCCCCGCGCCGGAGCTGTCGGCCGAACCCGCGATCCTGAGCCCCACGCCGGGCGCGCTGGTGCAGCTGCGGTGCCGGGCACCGCGCGCCGGCGTGCGCTTCGCCCTGGTGCGCAAGGACGCCGGCGGGCGCCAGGTGCAGCGCGTCCTGAGCCCCGCGGGCCCCGAGGCCCAATTCGAGCTGCGCGGCGTCTCGGCGGTGGACTCGGGCAACTACAGCTGCGTCTACGTGGACACGTCGCCGCCCTTCGCGGGCTCCAAGCCTAGCGCGACCCTGGAGCTGCGCGTGGACG GGCCTCTGCCCAGGCCGCAGCTCCGGGCCCTGTGGACTGGGGCCTTGACTCCGGGCCGCGATGCCGTCCTGCGCTGCGAGGCCGAGGTGCCCGACgtctccttcctgctgctgcGCGAGGGCGAAGAGGAGCCCTTGGCGGTGGCTTGGTCCACCCACGGCTCCGCGGACCTGGTGCTGACCTCCGTGGGGCCCCAGCACGCCGGCACATACAGCTGCCGCTACCGCACCGGCGGGCCCCGCTCCTTGCTGTCGGAGCTCAGCGACCGGGTGGAGCTCCGGGTGGCAG GAAGCTGA